A window of Nicotiana tabacum cultivar K326 chromosome 24, ASM71507v2, whole genome shotgun sequence contains these coding sequences:
- the LOC107787064 gene encoding putative protein phosphatase 2C 65 codes for MGACCTCQRGQNFEGKHHNHNHNNNHHNYYEENNGEQKEIEDDYQSIVGRGDLGANVRLCGFSKFVSMYSQQGKKGINQDAMTVWENFGGQKGMFFCGVFDGHGPSGHKVARYVRDFLPSKISSYNNEISTNSIRWDVEKDDDEAYNPYFAAWKDKFLKSFKEMDQELEGDGSIESYCSGTTAVTLVKQGEHLIVGNLGDSRAIICTRDDKNELVSQQLTVDLKPNLPAEYERIRSCEGRVMAMEEEPSVYRVWMPDQDCPGLAMARAFGDFCLKDFGLISVPEVYYRKLTEKDEFIVLATDGLWDVLSNDEVIRIVATARKRSIAARLVVHHAVRAWKYKYPCAKIDDCAVVCLFLKRQRPLLTKSLSEVTELSLNYTELASSQNNTPNSKIDDGLDTLLNYQLKEEKDPNVAFATGLNDGSGNDNNKSSSRHARYLSRRKSAMNF; via the exons ATGGGTGCATGTTGTACCTGTCAAAGGGGCCAAAATTTTGAAGGCAAACATCATAATCACAAtcataataataatcatcatAATTATTATGAGGAAAATAATGGGGAGCAGAAAGAGATTGAAGATGATTATCAAAGCATAGTAGGAAGAGGAGACTTGGGTGCCAATGTCAGGTTATGTGGATTTTCTAAATTTGTATCAATGTATAGTCAACAAGGTAAAAAAGGGATCAATCAAGATGCCATGACTGTTTGGGAG AACTTTGGTGGACAGAAAGGTATGTTCTTCTGTGGTGTGTTTGACGGACATGGACCCTCTGGCCACAAGGTTGCGCGCTATGTTAGAGATTTCTTACCTTCCAAAATTTCATCATATAATAATGAGATCAGTACCAACAGTATTAGATGGGATGTCGAAAAGGATGATGATGAAGCTTACAACCCATATTTTGCTGCTTGGAAAGATAAATTTCTCAAGTCTTTTAAAGAAATGGATCAAGAACTTGAAGGTGATGGTTCTATTGAAAGCTATTGCAGTGGCACGACAGCAGTGACTTTAGTTAAACAG GGAGAACATTTGATAGTTGGAAATTTAGGAGATTCTCGCGCTATTATTTGCACCAGGGACGACAAAAATGAGCTTGTTTCTCAACAACTCACAGTGGACTTGAAGCCTAACCTTCCAG CTGAATATGAGAGAATAAGAAGTTGTGAAGGAAGAGTAATGGCAATGGAGGAAGAACCAAGTGTATATAGGGTGTGGATGCCGGATCAAGATTGCCCTGGCCTTGCCATGGCTAGAGCTTTTGGAGATTTTTGCTTAAAAGACTTTGGCCTCATCTCTGTCCCTGAAGTTTATTATAGAAAGCTTACTGAGAAAGATGAATTCATTGTCTTGGCAACAGATGGG TTGTGGGATGTTTTAAGCAACGATGAAGTGATACGTATAGTAGCAACAGCAAGGAAGCGATCTATTGCAGCAAGATTGGTGGTGCATCATGCGGTTCGAGCCTGGAAATACAAGTACCCTTGTGCCAAGATCGATGATTGTGCTGTCGTATGCTTGTTCTTGAAACGCCAGAGGCCTCTGCTAACGAAATCATTGTCAGAAGTGACTGAGCTGAGCTTAAATTACACAGAGCTAGCAAGCAGTCAAAACAACACCCCCAACTCAAAAATAGATGATGGTCTTGATACACTGCTAAATTATCAACTCAAGGAAGAAAAAGATCCAAATGTAGCATTTGCAACTGGACTTAATGATGGATCAGGTAATGATAATAACAAGAGTTCGTCAAGGCACGCTCGTTACCTTAGCAGAAGAAAATCTGCAATGAATTTTTGA